From one Parambassis ranga chromosome 5, fParRan2.1, whole genome shotgun sequence genomic stretch:
- the LOC114435505 gene encoding inter-alpha-trypsin inhibitor heavy chain H3-like produces the protein MTSVAVNKVNSSQEIFFEVELPKTAFITNFSMEIEGQVYVGEVKEKEKAKKQYEKAVSSGQTAGLVKASGRKMEKFSVSVNIAAQSNVTFILTYEELLQRKLGQYEILTRVKPKSLVQKFQIVTNIYEPQGLSYVDAHATFLSNELLPLVEKTVSDKKAHISFSPTVEQQRKCPGCDGTLIDGDFIIKYDVNRVKGLGDIQIVNGYLDHINFYILS, from the exons ATGACCTCTGTGGCTGTAAACAAAGTAAACTCGTCCCAGGAGATTTTCTTTGAAGTGGAGTTACCAAAGACGGCGTTCATCACTAACTTCAGCAT GGAAATTGAAGGTCAAGTGTACGTTGGGgaggtgaaggagaaagagaaagctaAGAAACAGTACGAGAAGGCTGTTTCCTCTGGACAGACTGCTGGACTGGTCAA GGCTTCTGGAAGAAAGATGGAGAAGTTTTCAGTGTCTGTCAATATTGCAGCACAAAGTAATGTGACCTTCATCCTGACCTACGAGGAGCTCCTGCAGAGGAAACTGGGTCAATATGAGATTCTGACCCGAGTTAAACCCAAATCACTGGTCCAGAAGTTTCAG attgtGACAAACATCTATGAGCCTCAAGGACTTTCTTATGTTGATGCCCATGCAACCTTCCTCTCTAATGAACTGCTCCCCCTGGTGGAGAAAACGGTCTCTGACAAAAAG GCACACATCTCTTTCTCACCAactgtggagcagcagaggaaatgTCCAGGATGTGACGGCACACTCATCGATGGAGATTTTATCATCAAGTATGACGTGAACAGAGTGAAGGGCCTCGGGGACATTCAG ATTGTGAATGGATACTTGGATCACATAAACTTTTATATTCTCTCATAA